The genomic DNA AATGGGGAGGTTGTTACACCTAGGAAGTGTAGTTGGACAACAGAACTAAATGAAGACGAAGTAGATTTTTTACAAGAGTTACCGTACACTATAGAGATCCCTTCtaaaaatgcattgattgtaCACGGAGGAATAGTTCCAGGAACGTCTTTAGAAAACCAGAATTTAActcattttatttcaatgaggAGTTTACAAACAATTGGTGAAAAACTAATCGCTTCACCTAGAACATTTTTAGGCAAACCGTGGGCCTCTTTTTGGTTCGGACCACGACACGTGTATTTTGGGCATGACGCAGAACGTAGCCTGCAACAATATCCGTATGCTACTGGACTAGATACACGCTGTTTATACGGAGGTTTTATTTCTGGCATATTTTTAGACAGTAATAAGATCCTACAAATTAGAGCTAAACTAGTTCATCAAAAACCTAAAATAAAGACAGAGTAGtcattgtaaaatatcaaagaaGCTGGCCCTTCACAATGtcaacttattttttattattgtgatgtaacattttgattaatttgGAGATTTGAAAAGCCGGTCCTTATCGCTTGCCACCGTTCAAAACTGAGATTACGGATATACCTTTTGAATAATTGAATTGTACTTAATCATACATGAACACACTGTTGCTTCGAATTTTATCgtaatgtataatatatattttaataccCCTGTTTACTTGTCTATGTTTAGATATGTAGGTCTCATTGATGGTCATCGCAAAATTGACCTTTACGTCTGCAGAATGTTCtgaatgttaaaaattgatgatttatttttatcaacgcAACAATTAATATTCTAGTTTTGAtcatacatatattataaaaacatcCATTTGAAGGTACTATTATTATAGTAAATTACTTTACATTACAAATGTTCTCACATGTAAAGATAgaaatatattctttaaaaaagctTTAAGTGTCATTGAAAAATATAGTCTTGGTATAATTATCATAGGCGGTGATATGAATGAAACGCTTAATATAAAAGATAGAAAAAGTAATAGAAaagatcaacaaaaaataaaaaataagacaaatggGCTAAAAACTCtgataaaaaaactaaaagttatAGATATATGGAGAGCTATAAATCCAAATAAAACGCAATATACCtggaaaaggaaaaataatGAAGTAGCTAGtagaattgattattttctagTAAGTGAAGATGTGAGACCAAGAGTACTCAGCACTGATATACGACCTGCAACAATTCAATATACAGATCACTTAGCGATTTCACTTAAAATTAATCATTGTCAAGGGAACAAAGGAAAGG from Mytilus trossulus isolate FHL-02 chromosome 8, PNRI_Mtr1.1.1.hap1, whole genome shotgun sequence includes the following:
- the LOC134728102 gene encoding serine/threonine-protein phosphatase 1-like → MIVILFYLYSIFTKRFEKSSDERSSKYKLKLPKIPHLILYEKDIKNRQIFIIGDVHGCLQELEDLLVLANYESDKILLIFVGDLVNKGPHSVETIRKVREMNAYAVRGNHEEIALVQYMTWRNGEVVTPRKCSWTTELNEDEVDFLQELPYTIEIPSKNALIVHGGIVPGTSLENQNLTHFISMRSLQTIGEKLIASPRTFLGKPWASFWFGPRHVYFGHDAERSLQQYPYATGLDTRCLYGGFISGIFLDSNKILQIRAKLVHQKPKIKTE